One part of the Vitis riparia cultivar Riparia Gloire de Montpellier isolate 1030 chromosome 8, EGFV_Vit.rip_1.0, whole genome shotgun sequence genome encodes these proteins:
- the LOC117920769 gene encoding uncharacterized protein LOC117920769 — translation MSSVCISSCVNDARVPVRATYVNLYKWPESDAEFIKSVSSNRHPRVVDSISCRQMYLRSYTFSKKETVPEKTIKCFGRVKERVAHGRRRNKGEELHGKRFVVVRKVKEISCSALYAIFRRLLYCTTTVDVVDSRDQKCESL, via the coding sequence ATGAGCTCCGTTTGCATATCTAGCTGTGTGAATGATGCCAGAGTCCCCGTCCGGGCAACCTACGTCAACCTCTACAAGTGGCCGGAGTCTGACGCCGAGTTCATCAAATCCGTGAGCTCAAACAGGCACCCAAGGGTGGTGGACAGCATTTCATGCAGGCAGATGTACCTGAGGAGCTACACCTTTTCCAAGAAAGAGACTGTGCCCGAGAAGACGATAAAGTGTTTTGGGAGGGTGAAGGAGAGGGTGGCTCACGGGAGGAGGAGAAATAAGGGAGAAGAACTTCATGGAAAGAGGTTCGTGGTGGTGAGGAAGGTGAAGGAGATCTCCTGCAGTGCTCTGTACGCCATATTCAGGAGGTTGCTGTATTGTACTACCACTGTGGATGTTGTGGACAGTAGAGACCAGAAGTGTGAGTCTCTATAG
- the LOC117920260 gene encoding calcium-transporting ATPase 4, endoplasmic reticulum-type-like — MGKGGEDYGKQEVSSSKVSGPEVFPAWGREVQECEKHYGVSRRSGLSSSDVEKRRKIYGLNELEKHEGPSIWSLILEQFQDTLVRILLVAAVISFVLAWYDGEEGGETEITAFVEPLVIFLILIANAIVGVWQENNAEKALEALKEIQSEQAAVIRNNQRIPNLPAKELVPGDIVELKVGDKVPADMRVVELISSTLRLEQGSLTGESEAVNKTNKPVSEDADIQGKRCMVFAGTTVVNGNCICLVTQTGMETEIGKVHTQIHVASQSEEDTPLKKKLNEFGESLTVIIGVICALVWLINVKYFLNWEYIDGWPSNFKFSFEKCTYYFKIAVALAVAAIPEGLPAVITTCLALGTRKMAQKNALVRKLPSVETLGCTTVICSDKTGTLTTNQMAVAKLVAMGSRAGALRKFRVDGTTYSPFDGKIHDWPCGRMDANLQMIAKISAVCNDAGVAQSEHKYVANGMPTEAALKVLVEKMGPPAVDDDRSFSSSGDLLRCCQRWNENERRIATLEFDRDRKSMGVIVNSHSGKKSLLVKGAVENLLERSNSIQLLDGSVVELGDNSRSLILEALHEMSSGALRCLGFAYKDELPDFATYDGDENHPAHGLLLNPANYSSIERNLTFVGLVGLRDPPRAEVHQAIEDCRAAGIRVMVITGDNKNTAEAICHEIGVFGPNEDIRLKSLTGKEFMELRDQKAHLRQNGGLLFSRAEPRHKQEIVRLLKEDGEVVAMTGDGVNDAPALKLADIGIAMGIAGTEVAKEASDMVLADDNFSTIVAAVGEGRSIYNNMKAFIRYMISSNIGEVASIFLTAALGIPEGLIPVQLLWVNLVTDGPPATALGFNPPDRDIMKKPPRRSDDSLISAWILFRYLVIGLYVGIATVGVFVIWYTHSSFLGIDLSGDGHTLVTYTQLADWGQCSSWENFTISPFTAGAQVFTFSDNPCDYFQGGKVKATTLSLSVLVAIEMFNSLNALSEDGSLLVMPPWVNPWLLVAMSVSFGLHFLILYVPVLAQVFGIVPLSLNEWLLVLAVAFPVILIDEILKLVGRCTSGFQTSSTRKSLKPKSE; from the exons ATGGGAAAGGGTGGGGAGGACTATGGGAAGCAGGAGGTTTCGAGCTCTAAGGTGAGTGGGCCGGAAGTGTTTCCGGCGTGGGGGAGGGAGGTTCAGGAATGTGAGAAGCATTATGGGGTGAGTAGGAGATCGGGGTTGAGTTCCAGCGATGTGGAGAAGCGGCGCAAGATCTACGGGTTGAATGAATTGGAGAAGCACGAGGGGCCGTCGATTTGGAGTTTGATTCTGGAGCAGTTTCAGGATACTCTGGTTCGGATTCTACTCGTGGCCGCGGTGATTTCGTTCGTGCTCGCTTGGTACGATGGCGAGGAGGGGGGTGAGACGGAGATTACGGCGTTTGTCGAGCCTCTGGTGATTTTCTTGATATTGATTGCGAATGCTATTGTTGGGGTTTGGCAAGAGAACAATGCAGAGAAGGCGTTGGAGGCCCTTAAGGAGATTCAATCTGAGCAGGCTGCCGTGATCCGCAATAATCAACGCATTCCCAATTTGCCGGCGAAGGAGCTTGTGCCCGGTGACATCGTGGAACTTAAGGTTGGGGATAAGGTGCCTGCAGATATGCGGGTTGTGGAATTGATTAGCTCAACTCTGCGTCTGGAACAGGGGTCGTTGACCGGAGAGAGTGAAGCAGTGAATAAGACAAATAAGCCTGTCTCCGAGGATGCCGACATTCAAGGGAAAAGGTGTATGGTTTTTGCAGGAACGACTGTTGTGAATGGGAACTGCATTTGCTTGGTGACCCAGACGGGTATGGAGACAGAGATTGGAAAGGTGCATACTCAAATTCATGTGGCTTCCCAGAGTGAGGAAGACACGCCTTTGAAGAAAAAGTTGAATGAGTTTGGTGAGTCGCTGACAGTGATAATTGGAGTGATATGTGCGTTGGTATGGCTTATCAATGTGAAGTACTTCCTTAATTGGGAGTATATTGATGGGTGGCCGAGTAATTTCAAGTTCTCATTTGAGAAGTGCACCTATTACTTCAAGATTGCAGTGGCATTGGCTGTTGCTGCCATTCCGGAAGGTTTACCGGCAGTTATCACCACTTGCTTGGCTCTAGGCACACGCAAGATGGCTCAGAAGAATGCTCTTGTGCGAAAGCTGCCAAGTGTTGAAACTCTGGGCTGCACAACTGTGATTTGTTCAGATAAAACGGGTACCTTAACTACTAACCAGATGGCAGTGGCAAAGCTGGTGGCCATGGGTTCTAGAGCAGGAGCACTTCGAAAATTCAGAGTGGATGGGACCACATACAGTCCCTTTGATGGAAAAATACACGACTGGCCCTGTGGTCGCATGGATGCTAATCTTCAAATGATTGCGAAGATTTCTGCTGTATGCAATGACGCTGGTGTGGCACAGTCAGAGCATAAGTATGTTGCCAATGGAATGCCAACAGAGGCAGCTCTGAAG GTTCTGGTCGAGAAAATGGGTCCTCCTGCAGTCGATGATGACAGATCATTTTCAAGTTCTGGTGATCTGCTAC GTTGTTGCCAACGCTGGAATGAAAATGAACGTCGAATTGCTACTCTTGAGTTTGATCGTGATCGCAAGTCTATGGGGGTTATTGTCAATTCTCACTCAGGAAAAAAGTCATTGCTAGTGAAG GGTGCAGTAGAAAATCTATTGGAGAGAAGCAACTCTATTCAGTTGCTTGATGGTTCTGTTGTAGAACTGGGTGATAATTCTAGGAGCCTTATTTTAGAAGCACTTCACGAAATGTCAAGTGGTGCATTACGTTGTTTGGGTTTTGCATACAAAGATGAGCTCCCTGACTTTGCAACATATGATGGTGATGAAAATCATCCAGCTCATGGTCTTCTACTCAATCCAGCCAACTATTCATCAATTGAGAGGAACCTTACTTTTGTTGGCTTGGTTGGGCTGAGG GATCCTCCTCGTGCAGAGGTTCACCAAGCAATTGAAGACTGCAGAGCAGCCGGTATTCGTGTTATGGTCATCACAGGCGACAACAAGAATACAGCAGAAGCTATTTGTCATGAAATAGGTGTATTTGGACCTAATGAGGACATTAGGTTGAAAAGCCTAACTGGAAAAGAGTTCATGGAACTTCGGGATCAGAAAGCACATCTGAGACAAAATGGTGGGCTTCTGTTCTCTAGGGCTGAACCTAGGCATAAACAAGAGATTGTGAGGCTGCTTAAAGAAGATGGGGAAGTAGTCGCGATGACTGGTGATGGAGTGAATGATGCGCCTGCCTTGAAACTGGCTGATATTGGCATTGCTATGGGTATTGCTGGGACAGAg GTTGCTAAAGAAGCCTCTGATATGGTGTTGGCAGACGATAATTTTAGTACAATAGTTGCTGCTGTTGGGGAAGGGAGATCTATCTACAACAATATGAAGGCTTTTATCAG GTATATGATTTCCTCAAATATTGGTGAGGTTGCATCCATATTTTTAACAGCAGCTTTAGGGATCCCTGAAGGGTTGATACCTGTTCAGCTTTTATGGGTCAACCTTGTTACTGATGGCCCCCCTGCAACTGCTTTGGGATTCAATCCACCAGATAGGGACATAATGAAGAAACCACCTCGTAGAAGTGATGACTCACTCATCAGTGCTTGGATCTTGTTCCGCTATCTG GTAATTGGATTGTATGTTGGAATAGCAACCGTCGGTGTATTTGTCATTTGGTACACGCATAGTTCCTTCTTGGGCATTGACCTCAGTGGGGATGGCCACACCCTTGTCACCTACACCCAGCTTGCTGACTGGGGCCAATGCTCATCCTGGGAGAATTTCACTATTTCACCCTTCACAGCTGGTGCTCAGGTGTTCACTTTCAGCGACAATCCCTGTGATTACTTTCAGGGTGGCAAAGTGAAGGCCACTACACTGTCTCTTTCAGTCCTGGTTGCCATTGAAATGTTCAATTCCCTCAATGCCCTTTCAGAGGATGGGAGTCTTCTAGTGATGCCTCCATGGGTCAATCCGTGGCTCCTGGTAGCCATGTCTGTCTCATTTGGCTTGCACTTTCTGATTCTGTATGTGCCGGTTCTTGCTCAAGTATTCGGGATTGTGCCCCTCAGTTTGAACGAATGGCTATTGGTTTTGGCGGTTGCATTCCCAGTGATTTTAATTGATGAGATTCTAAAGTTGGTGGGGCGATGTACAAGCGGTTTTCAAACATCCAGCACAAGGAAATCCTTGAAGCCGAAGTCAGAGTGA